Genomic segment of Dermacentor albipictus isolate Rhodes 1998 colony chromosome 5, USDA_Dalb.pri_finalv2, whole genome shotgun sequence:
AGTTTTCTTTCTACGAGGCCATATTCTAACTGTAATGAATTCAGTGTgtaacttgtaaaaaaaaaaacaagcatttGTAGAAGTGTGAACTGGCACTTTACGCACCCTTGAAAGTAAATGATGCCCTGATAACCTGGTGCATATTGGTCGATAAAACGACGGCGGGAACATCGATATTAAATctttcaaaatatttttattGATAGAGTGAACAAATAATCTTTAGAGAAACAAATAGTTAGATAATCAATAGAAAAATAAATCTCACATATGAAAGCCCATAAACATGATATATAAAGGAAATTCGAAGACACCACCAATTCTGGAAGGACATGAAACAGCTTAACCTGCAAGCAAGCTCGTAATATTGGGTGAAAGCTATTCCGAAAAGAGAACACCCGCGAGGCTAACTGTCGCTCATACAAATGCACCAACCCTCACCCTCCAGCACTTAGTGTTCGGAAAACGTTATCGCATCTCATAGGTCTCAAACTATAGAATGCCATAGAAATGTTGAAAAAATTGTGAAAACATTAAATGTAAAACCTTGTCCACTGAAGAACCTGAAAGATATAGAAAACTTTGGTAGCCAAAACCATGTTGCCGGTTTCTGCTCGTCCAAATACTCAAAGACGGTGTAGGGAAAAGGATATTTGTGTAGCGCTGGAGGGCTGAAACGCGCTATCTCCTTTGCGTGCACATAACTTGTAGGCATGCAGTGGAACTCTTAGATATTTTGGTGGCACACAAGACCATTCAATAGCAGCATATTGTGATGATGTATTCGTACAAAATCCAAACCATAGCCGGGAGCTCTTAATGTTACTCATTTGCGCACTGGAGATAGTAGCAAACTCTTTATGATAGAAAGAGCTTTATCTATGTCCGGCGCCTCCTTGCAGAAGAATGCGATATAATCAGCATATGTTAGCACTTTTACCTCATTACCCAGAATATCAAAGCCATGGACAATGCTACAGCTCAAAATGCTCAAGCGAAGTGGTTCTAGAGAGGAGCAAGGACACAGGAGACCCCCGTTTCACGAAATAACGCTTGTGGACAAGATTTGAGAGGCTACCATTGACTGCGGAGCGAGTTGTACAATGACTATAGCAAAGTCAAACGTCTTTAAACACTGTGGAAGCAACATTGGTGCGTTCTAGAAGTGAAAATAAAAAGACATGCGAGGCCCCATCAAATGCGTTTGCGAGGTCAATCTGAGGCATTGCAAGTTGCCCATAAGAAGTGGAACAGTACTCAAGCAGCGTACGGGCGACGTGCACGTTACTTTGTATGGGACGGCCTTTTATTGCACATGCTTGATGAGGACCAATAAGAATTAAAATCGCTACCCGCAAAGGGTTTGACAAAATTTTTGCATACATATGTAACCAACGTTTGACCATGTAATCGACCTATAACCTTCAAAAGATGCTAGTTTCTCTCAGTCAGTACTTTTAGGGACTAGCACTGCGTGGCTTTATTGTGAAAAAGTGTGGCAAATCTTCTAATTTAAAACTCATTCGAAATCGCTTCAGTGGAACAGGAGTAAGAATGTACTTAAAAGCTTTGTCGAATTCACCTGAAGCACTACCAGGACCGGGAGGTTTCGACATTGGTAGATGATCAATAGCAACATTTACCTTCTGGTCATGCAGTAAAGAGACCGCTGATTACTGAACAAGTCATCAGCCACATGAGTTATCGCAGACGCAGAGTACTGTACAAATTTGATATTCTGGTCCCCAAAGATATCACTCGAGAATACCGCATAGAAGTCTCCAACCTGAGGCACCACTCGTGTCAGTTACTAATGCCCCATTCGAAATATACCTTTTCattgaacgcctttcacgccagcGCTTGAGCGAGCTGCATCATGAACGTGTTGGGTATCTGCCGCTCTTCGGTGAACTTCTCGCCAACTTGGCCTCGAGAAATTTGTCGCCGACATTATCATCGTCGATGGTTCCTGCTAAAATCTCACCACCAACATCGAGAGAACctcatttttttatttaccaGTGTTTGTTTATAACAGCTATAAAAGCGTGTTCAAATTGAAAAGTTGCTGCAACTGAATCGGCGTCGGGGTTGAATCGCATACACTGGAGACCATTATCAGTCAAAAACGCTTTTTCAAATAATTATTGAACGCCAATTCTTTATTTAAGAGTATAGCTGTGGATTAGAAAAAATGAAAAGCGAGTTAAAATAGAAAGTCATTCCTTAATAGGAGTGGCATTGAATAGCAAACATTGATGACCAAGTTTAGTTAAGAAAGCTTCGTCAATTAAAAGATGATGACAAGAGCTTAACTCTTGTCTTCTGAGCTGTATAAAGTACTCTAATAAATACCAGCCAAATGAAATTAACTGTTTATAAGCATCATTAGCAATACAGTAGCATAACAGCAACAAAATATGACATCTATACTGCAGTATAAAAACAAGCACCAACAAAAAACACGAGGCCGCATAAGCAGCGAGCGCTGCATTGTAAACACAATAAAAATCAATCTACGCCGCATTTTGTCACACAGTACTCGAAATGCGTCGACGATAAAAAACAAAGCAGCGCCGCGTGTCACCCCAGGATGGAATCGTTCTTGAGCAACTTGAGAATATCGTACGCCGTGTACACGAGCCTGTTTGGGCGCTCCTGGTCCATGAAGCACAACCCGGGCGTTGCGTCCAAGTCGAGCGCGTAGACCGCAAGGCAGGTCGGCATCTCGGCCCACAGCATGCTCTGCAGCGTGGAAAACACTTTGGTCCAGAGGTGCTCCGAGGATTCGAAGCTGAAGAACGTGTGCGCCGTGTGCCCGTACATGGCCCTCGCCTCGACGTTGGCGCGCACGCTGGCCAGCCTACAGACGGACTCCAGCCTGGCCAGCGACCAGTGCGAGCACGGGGCGCCCAGCACAGGTCGCTCCCCGTCGGGCACGTGGAACACGAGCGCGCCCGCCATGATGGACACGCAGCGGGCCAGGGCGGCCGGGCTGGTGTAGCGCAGCGCCGGCTGTGCCATGAACGAGTGCGCGCCGCGGAACGTCAGGCGTTGGCCCTGGTCTCCGTACACCGGCTGCTGGGCCGTCGAGAAGCTGGTCCTGCAGTCGCCGCCGGGCTCCGGCTGGTGCGTCTCGAGCACGAACAGGCCGAGCGGAGTGACCAGGCGGTCCAGCAACGCGGCCGGCAGCAGCCCGGAGGCGGTTCGGTCGTTGAGACGCTCGAAGGACGCGCCCAGCGCGAGGAACATGCCCGGGTTCACGGAGGCCAGCGTGGCCAGCAGCTCCGCAAGCGCGGCCACTTGGTCGACGCCGATGCGCACGTTGAGTAGAGCCAGCCCGCCCATGCCCAGCGCGGTCAGCGTCCGGTTGAGCGAGAGCGCCCGGCGCGTTTCTAAACCCGTGATGTTCCTCCAGGAGAGCGAGGGCATAAGACGAGTGGCCGAGTACTGCGACCTCAGCCGCAGGAAGAAGCTCCAGCTGGGCCACGAGCCCGGGTGTGCGGGCGCCAGACTGCGGTTCTGCGCGTTGTGCCCCACGTGCGTGTAGACGATCCAGTTGCAGAGGCCGTCGGGAGGGTAAAGCCTGCGATCCGTGGCTTCGCCGCCGAGCGTGCAGATCAGGAAACTCTCCGAACGCTTGCCCGGCTCGTATCGGCGTCGCGTGAAGGCGTTAGCGCCACTGTTGGCGCGTTGGTACGTCGAGTTTTGGGGTAGTTTGGCGTCGACGGAGTCGAGGACGATGAGCACTAAAATAACGGACAGGCACGTGACGAAGGTGACGATCACCGCGGCCTGCACGCAGCGTTTGTCGTCATCCTCTTCGTAGAGCGTCAGAAGGTTTTCGGCTCCGTCGTCACTCGAACTGTGGCTGGTGCAGTCTTCCGATTCACTCAGCGGGTACTCGGACGATTCAAGATCCGTCAGCAGCTCGGCGCGTCGCTCCCACTCGGGttccattcttcttcttcttcttctttgtcgtGTCACGCGTCCCTGCCCTTCGGCCCCTGGCTGCACTCAGGGGCGAAACAATGACATCAAGAGACCGATGAGAAAACTGCACATACAAGCAAACTTTGAAATTAATCGTACATATGTAAGTAAATAAGCTTCTACATCCCGAAACTGCAACCATGCACGAGCATACATTCTGCTCGTCGACAAGAGTAAATTATCGACCGTAACGGAGCGCCCTCTTTACTTCTTCTTCTACTAGATTACACGCGCTTTGTCTTCGTTCTTCTCTTCACTTAGTCTACTTAGCGCGCCCTAGTCGGAATGGCTGCTAAGTTCCAAGAACGCCATCTTCAGCAAGCGTTCGTTAACTAGGTCAGCAAAAGCGTCCAATGCTAACAAGCGTCGTCAAAGGGCTCATTTCCTACATGTTTTCTGGTTGGTTACATAAGGTGATTTCAATTTCACTGCGCATTCTGTACGCGCAAGTTTCACAACTGTTTTCATGCGACATCGGCAGCGGCAACGTGTGCCGGCCTggcgtgtgtgttttttttttttgagcgccgCACTTAGCCGCCCATTCCTGGGTGGAGCGtcgccgtccctcggcgtaacagCGCCAACTGCTTGCCGCGTCCGTCGCCTACTAgctagcgttcccatactgcccttacctctgcgaaggcgctgatggCACTGGCCTACTGCCAGtaggtgcggtgatttcggtctgaaATTATTTGTCTCAACGTatcgctcgcgccttcgtcgtcgtcgtcttccacagctggctccgatgccgctcacaatgccagcgttcccatgctGCCTCTCGCTCTGCGAACTTGCTTTGCCTTTCATTGCTTGAtatatattatgcgaagcatattactagagctcagcccagctcctcaggcgcggcggtgtcgccttcaataccacgtgacaccctgacgtcacgacagaggaaaaacgggctccaactcgcgccgtcgctcgagagctcaacccagctcctcaggcgcggcggtgtcgctttcaataccccgtgacaccgtgacgtcacgacagaggagaaacggggctccaactcgcgccgtcactcgcggcgtcgccccccgcatcggacgcggtgagcgtcgagctaaaacccctgaaacttcgtaaagtagtgccactctcatcctccgccttcactcctcctcgtttctcctctctttcacggtccctcctcgaccatggcgccgcctacgatgctcgagcgcagcagactacctttcgcagagtgaatgcacgcatagcaaggcagtgctgtttaggcgttcacgttggctttccagctccgcgtaacttcgtgtacagcatagaattcctagtcggatgcttatacaaattcgctaacggcagcttttgtttcatttttatgcgaagcatattacgagagctcaacccagctcctcaggcgcggcggtgtcgccatgaaaccacgtgacaccgtgacgtcacgacagaggagaagtggctttggctcaacgcttgcaagacgggctgggtgggaatcgaaccagggtctccggagtgtgggacggagacgctaccactgagccacgagtacgatgcttcaaagcggtacaaaagcgcctctagtgaatgcggtgtcgccttagaaacgagctgtttctaaggcgtgcgtctcttgctcaggcgcacatttcgttgccgcgccgaacgctgctttgctcgacgctcaccgcgtccaatgcggggcgcgtagtcgctgccctgtagcccattgtcttacaccccttggcgggtcgacgggaacgctgtcgcgttccactcttgaaggcgaagcagtaatgcatgagttgtttcttcgtctagccgaaccaaatatagccaagcaacagcagttcaccaggctaaacagtggttcaacaactaaaataaaggctagtatgcttcgcatcctgggcttaaccttacctaagccacagccattttttgataactatttctttaaaaagtatctaaaggagtgttaacgctgtgcgttgacgactgcgaatgtatcgcgtgccctacaattaggtacgcagcatttgtcaagggcgtgtcgcaagatcttgttgcaaatggttgtaaataacacgtttaccgtcgaatgacaacctcttggcttccagcaagccctcagcctaatgaatccgcgccgcccttaccatgtgaattcgcggcgcgtatcagctacgacgtacaaaggctgacggagatcactgctctggaggttcgaaagtgtattacaagcagCAGTGCCACCAatgtgcgtgcttgccaatctaagcgcgcgcaaagcctcagaggtgggcgctggtgctattatgtttctcgtgtctcaacgcagacagaaataccgcgtgccgatcatcgagtcgggactgtgcgtacacgagaaaataaaatgagtttttagcattcgtgcgcgaagcgggagcgcgataacaatgcatGGCTAAATTGAATTgtacatgctctcaggaacggaggaagcctaaaaacagtgaagaagaaactaggaattggcaagaatcagatgtatgcgttaagagacaaagccggcaatatcataactaatatggatgagatagttcaagtggctgaggagttctatagagatttgtacagtaccagtggcacccacgacgataatggaagagaaagtagtctagaggaattccaaatcccaaaggtaacgccggaagaagtaaagaaagccttgggagatatgcaaagggagaaggcagctggggagcatcaggtaacagcagatttgttgaaggatggtgggcagattgttctagagaaactggccaccctgtatacgcaatgcctcatgacctcgagcgtaccggaatcttggaagaacgcaaacataatcctaatccataagaaaggggacaccaaagacttgaaaaattatagaccgatcagcttactttccgttgcctacaaactattcactaaggtaatcgcaaatagaatcaggaacaccttagacttctgtcaagcaaaggaccaggcaggattccgtaaaggctactcaacaatagatcatattcacactatcaatcaggtgatagagaaatgtgcggaatataaccaacccttatatatagctttcattgattacgagaaagcgtttgattctgtcgaaacctcagcagtcatggaggcattacggaatcagggtgtagacgagccgtatgtaaaaatactgaaagatatttatagcggctccacagccaccgtagtcctccataaagaaagcaacaaaatcccaataaagaaaggcgtcagacagggagatacgatctctccaatgctattcacagcgtgtttacaggaggtattcagagacctggattgggaagaattggggataaaagttgatggagaataccttagtaacttgcgattcgctgatgatattgccttgcttagtaactcaggggaccaattgcaatgcatgctcactgacctgcagaggcaaagcagaagagtgggtttaaaaattaatctgcagaaaactaaagtaatgtttaacagtctcggaagagaacagcaatttacaatagacagcgaggcactggaagtagtaagggaatacatctacttagggcaggtagtgacggcggatccggatcatgagacagaaataatcagaagaataagaatgggctggggtgcgtttggcaggcattctcagatcatgaacagcaggttgccattatccctcaagaggaaagtgtataatagctgcgtcttaccagtactcacctacggggcagaaacctggcggcttacgaaaagggttctactcaaattgaggacgacgcaacgagctatggaaagaagaatgataggtgtaacgttaagggataagaaaagagcagattgggtgagggaacaaacgcgagttaatgacatcttagttgaaatcaagaaaaagaaatgggcatgggcaggacatgtaatgaggagagaggataaccgatggtcattaagggttacgtactggatcccaaggtaagggaagcgtagcagggggcggcagaaagttaggtgggcggatgagattaagaagtttgcagagacggcatggccataattagtacatgaccccggttgttggagaagtatgggagaggcctttgccctgcagtgggcgtaaccaggctgatgatgatgatgatgatgaaatcttcaaacaagaccactgtggccttcagtaattttttcaggttaatgacttatcacgaataacacttcatcgtgcgttggttcgtccgtttactaagtgacttacgtgtcgcgaaccgagttgcactgaggtgcttgcattgaggacggttgcagtcccttcgaagtaacatttgcgagacatgactttattagtgaagtcatgatcgcgcgaaaaatccccccgccatgacgcggccgaaattgcgacaagtgaaatgatgttttatctataggttaaaatgatatgaaacggcattcgagttgcaagttaacagtttattttcagcatagatgcattacagatttgcctttgcagtcacaagtccgtgtgcaccatttattgtctgaTTGCGTAAacaaacgcaccagcctaagagtcctacagcaagcgcgtctcaattaggcatagtgactgtagaaactaatagtggcatagacgagcaagcgaacgactatatgagcgcgcgaactaaacgagcgagcaaacgactaaacgagcgtgcgaacgaacgagcaaatgactaagcacgaacgactaCTAATCCAGCCAgcgaacgggcgggcgaccgcaagttttctttgcgagtgctctaCCGCCGCATCTTAGGCTTCGCACACTGTAAAGCTCatgcgaattagcacatacgtctcaattacctatgatgcggtcgctggacgacgaacgcaccgcgtaacacggtttcgggagagcacgcacgcttttcatcggtgcctctgtatcgcaaatgcaccgggcgaccgccaacgagggacacgaacaaatgtggcaaccaaagctagtctatctaaagaaggctagtaagtaaccacaaacggcagagagttgctctcctgaggcgctttcatgatcgagactgacattttatcaaaaggactgcgctgaatcttaaaaatttcgtaatcacgttatcgcacgcaacctcgcgtgcccgcgaactcacgccggttggcgttcaaaacgattaagcgcaccaaatatgactaacacgaccacgtagtgcgcatataagcaaagcagacgttgcataaaaatcatgttaaagcgtgcgtacaaatgacaacatgcacaatgaactgtgcaatatctactacgttattgcccgcagcacaatacgcaagcctggcacatacaatattcTGAGAGAGctacaacttacatcacatagtcgcgcggaggaagttggtcggaagttctccctcccgatttggtgaagccatgtctttcttcttaacccgttgcgcttaccggacggtatcgcgaacatattcttgcctttgctaaaactatattggcatgcgaacgcgcagcaggtcatggtaacagaaaattacgtgaagcgacgtcgcactgcccacaaaacatctttcaaggcgttcgcaagatcaaaacaacacagaataggaacggaaggaatgccgcccacaagcgccgcttctcgagcaaagatggcactgaagcgcgactgtaaacaaacgaagccggcgcaaggggccacgtgatgccattaggccaatagcgacgcggcgtcggcttcggccagagcgctggaggaggaggcggcattcttcaaagcgtggcactattttacgaagtttaaggggctttacgtcgagcaacgcagcgttcggcgcgacaacgaaatgtgcgcctgagcaagcgccgcacgcctgagccgacgccgacgacaccggcttttctgcgacacgagctccttaacgctgtcgcgttaaaataaaggctagtatgcttcgcatcctgggcttaaccttagctaagccacagccattttttatgccaagcatattactagagctcaacccagctcctcaggcgcggcggtgtcaccttcaataccacgtgacaccgtgacgtcacgacagaggagaaacggggctccaactcgcgccgtcgctcgcggcgtcgccccccgcatcggacgcggtgagcgtcgagcaacgcagcgttcggcgcgacaacgaaatgtgcgcctgagcaagcgccgcacgcctgagccgacgccgacgacaccggcttttctgcgacacgagctccttaacgctgtcgcgttaaaataaaggctagtatgcttcgcatcctgggcttaactttacataagccacagccattttttcttttgccttagTATATCGCGAATTGAAAGCACGTAtactgctgcgctcaaatttcgcacttacgaagtatcgtaatcgtagttctttttttattcgtttaGATCTAAAAAAAATGAGGAGGTATAGGCTCCTCGCGGACACTTTCCACGGCAATGAAGGGACGCTACGGAGGCAAAGGGCGAACATTAACGATCACTCCTGAAAAGAAGTCCCACATTGTCATCCGTGTTAGTTAAGGATGGGAAAGAGACAACGTGAACATCTTACTTACAGCAGAAAAGTATCATGAAATGCAGCACCAACTGTTATTTTGaattatttttctgcttttctcttccgcGTTTGGGTCAACGGAAATTGTCGCATGTGGAGGCTACGCTGATTCAAGATCTCTTCCAAGAAACCGGaagcgctgtcaaacgctgcTAGTATGCTCGTCGCAGTAACACACATGCCGCTCCTGTAACTTTCCCTTTATTGTCCCAGAATGTCGTCAACAAAAATAAGGCGATCTTTCTTCGTGGAATCGCCAGTTACCCTCCTCAATGAAGGATATTccccttccctttctttctccttaaGCTTATGAATACTCGTCCTCCGCCTCCCTTGACCTGTTTAATAGGGGTGACGTCCCACTGTCGCCTTCATCTGGTTTTCAGAGATCTTGTAAAAATCTCTCTGCACGCTCTGACATACCTACATATACCTACATACCTAAAACAAAACACCGAAGCACTTAATAATACTGACATTAGTAAATGTCTGGCACTTAGATTAGTTGCTGTAGTAATGCGCAGGAAGTAATGGTATAAGATTAGTTAAAACAACTAGGTCGGCAAGCTCGTTCCACAAACAAGTATAAAGTCACAGCGTGTACTACACGCGTGCACGTTGTGCATGTTTCCTTTTTCTTAAATTGATCACCGAAACGCTGATCACCAATAACCGCGTCTCTTCCTCCACTTCAGTTCCCTTTTAGTGGAAGTCAGAGCTTCTTTAGCTATAAGTACGTCCCTGAATATGAGTCGGTGTTTTGGTTGGCATGACATTGCTTCCTATGCCTAAGATCATTTAAACCGCACAGGTAGCACTGAATCTGCCAACTTTGTTATTCGGCTCTCTCGACGATCAACGAGTTATCCAGTACAGATGACAGCTTTACTATTGCATGTGTTAAGATGAATGTTTAGCTCGGGATATTGGAGAAACTGTTTCGCACGGCGTCCACAGCACTAAATTTCATCAGGATTGTTGAATTTAAAACTTCAATTGTAGTAAACGCGTGCGCAGCAGGTACtttttatttaggccgtcaattGTTAGGCTGTCAATTGAAGAAAGGTCGAGTACCAAGTATTGAAATCTGTAACTCAATAATAAACAACAATGTGATATACCCGTAAACTCCACCCGTTAGGACGTCTCCAAGTGGACAAAGTTGGTGCATTTTACACCATTCCCATGCATGCCACTAATTCCCATGCATGCCACTAATAATGCCTTCACAAAACCATCGTAAGCATTGTAGCAATTACACAGAAGCAATGAACTAATATACCAAATTTGTTTTAGCACATGcagcttacagaactgcgatatcggTATTAATGCGAGACGCTcttgtggcgacacactccgcgcatatttctgcgcaccctccaTCTTCTTATCATTcggcccagcataacacagctgcacgctggactgcatggtcgataagacatagcgccaccgccacgtcgcccgaggtatgcgtcaccgacggtggctatgaaaacaggctgcctggctgagaaagacCGCCTTCTACATTCCGCTACTGGGACGAGCACAGCGTTGGcatgcccgtccgctgccatcgttagtcgaataaagaagcgttacgtttttattgttgggattcgtccttcggctGACACGACATCCCATACGCTTTTCCTCATTCCATGGCACTTCGTGGTAAGCAGGATCCTCTGCCGCCTCATGTTGAGATTCTTCAATAAGACTAAGCACGTGGCCGACGGTGGCATCGAACCTCTGACTTACAGCACAGCTGCTCAATGTTCCGATCATTGCGCAACTTTTTCCTTCTTTGTCGTGCGAGCGCATACTTGGCTCACTGGGCGACCCTACCGTCATCGAAAAAGCCGTGGCAGAAAAGCCGTCATTTTCATCTAATTGCGTCACCTTCATCTAACTAGAATAAAAACGTGGCCGCGGTGA
This window contains:
- the LOC139059875 gene encoding uncharacterized protein; its protein translation is MTCCAFACQYSFSKGKNMFAIPSGKRNGLRRKTWLHQIGRENFRPTSSARLCDPGAEGQGRVTRQRRRRRRMEPEWERRAELLTDLESSEYPLSESEDCTSHSSSDDGAENLLTLYEEDDDKRCVQAAVIVTFVTCLSVILVLIVLDSVDAKLPQNSTYQRANSGANAFTRRRYEPGKRSESFLICTLGGEATDRRLYPPDGLCNWIVYTHVGHNAQNRSLAPAHPGSWPSWSFFLRLRSQYSATRLMPSLSWRNITGLETRRALSLNRTLTALGMGGLALLNVRIGVDQVAALAELLATLASVNPGMFLALGASFERLNDRTASGLLPAALLDRLVTPLGLFVLETHQPEPGGDCRTSFSTAQQPVYGDQGQRLTFRGAHSFMAQPALRYTSPAALARCVSIMAGALVFHVPDGERPVLGAPCSHWSLARLESVCRLASVRANVEARAMYGHTAHTFFSFESSEHLWTKVFSTLQSMLWAEMPTCLAVYALDLDATPGLCFMDQERPNRLVYTAYDILKLLKNDSILG